In Vibrio atlanticus, the following proteins share a genomic window:
- a CDS encoding HNH endonuclease produces MKIGKLVQTLLPKILEYCEQKSQNEFECLCDADYSKRNFNLNFPFLVPISSLSSDLSKRYWTKAYLVRGQTVRACSQWFEKDEVYFTKYLERIGIDYDHSQVESELLESRTISSCRPSVITLRTKSRYRGNAIANAQNLLVRNILSNLGTEQFLEEDWQETKAYFNHRCVYCGESKELIIEHAIPINKVYLGEHRLGNLVPSCKECNSAKASKDFREFLEGCDDQIAVIEAYMAEKNYTPLENSEQVSMILEMAYLEGGIVAERYISIINELFVPVDDKQHRNT; encoded by the coding sequence ATGAAAATTGGAAAGTTAGTACAGACACTTCTGCCCAAGATATTGGAATATTGCGAGCAAAAAAGTCAGAACGAATTTGAGTGCCTTTGCGATGCAGATTACTCCAAACGTAACTTTAACCTTAACTTTCCTTTTTTGGTTCCAATCAGCAGTCTTTCTTCGGATTTATCTAAACGATATTGGACCAAAGCTTACTTGGTGCGTGGGCAAACTGTTCGTGCATGTAGCCAGTGGTTTGAAAAAGACGAGGTTTACTTTACTAAATACTTAGAACGGATCGGTATCGACTATGATCATTCTCAGGTGGAGAGTGAGTTACTTGAATCAAGAACAATATCTTCGTGCAGACCATCAGTAATAACGCTAAGAACCAAGAGCCGTTACCGAGGTAATGCTATAGCCAATGCTCAAAATCTATTAGTGCGAAATATTCTTAGTAACCTCGGAACAGAACAGTTCTTAGAAGAAGACTGGCAGGAAACCAAAGCCTACTTCAACCATCGTTGTGTTTATTGTGGTGAGTCAAAGGAACTGATTATTGAGCATGCAATCCCCATTAATAAGGTTTACCTAGGAGAGCATCGACTCGGGAATCTGGTACCGAGTTGTAAAGAATGTAACAGCGCAAAGGCAAGCAAAGATTTTCGTGAGTTCCTAGAAGGGTGTGATGATCAGATTGCGGTAATTGAAGCTTATATGGCGGAGAAAAACTACACACCTCTCGAGAACAGTGAACAGGTGTCAATGATCCTCGAGATGGCATACCTAGAAGGCGGTATCGTAGCTGAGCGTTATATCTCTATTATCAATGAGCTATTTGTACCGGTAGACGATAAGCAGCATCGAAATACCTAA
- a CDS encoding ankyrin repeat domain-containing protein, whose amino-acid sequence MKQWYEAVSHTSKSVAHKNEFEKRLTNLELVIEGLPSKIEAYHHLLWYKARHSIWSGGLTKANEYCQQAFTAALYRDHSNAALGEIIKESLLVAAHQTRPDLVFLKRLKTAQVYFFNELLPAKYQTEGSGKYQVLANNEAEAYRTEFKRYYPDELCYPGIKWSVYKQKVGHVLEDIDSSEHTDSKRKKIEIGLDGGAKRKTTPLIYACLNNDVEKVEKLLKLGASVNALSEVGESPLLIALANLDFSEPTSPLDDSIFNLISVHVHSEKTLNSISTRKMNFPLFAAVESGRPEIVKEVLSMSKDITIDLKGSIEYQTPLYACLGKLAMINNPSKFKESLMSMPSEEAVNQLKPLFAGTSSPFNAELSTHLSAQQQDQRLLAMMDALFEYVTERFPKPSSMRQIARILLNAGANPNIEVVKNGMRYTPLMLAAELNEPQLFKKMIELGGDWKKTYTVPVGRPFPKRAIDCLDIAEHFESHDVMRYIQKYLTD is encoded by the coding sequence TTGAAACAGTGGTACGAGGCAGTCAGTCATACTTCAAAGTCTGTGGCCCACAAGAACGAGTTTGAAAAGCGGTTAACAAACTTGGAACTGGTGATTGAGGGGCTTCCTAGCAAGATAGAAGCGTATCATCATCTGCTTTGGTACAAAGCTAGGCATTCGATTTGGTCTGGGGGGCTAACCAAAGCAAACGAGTACTGTCAGCAAGCGTTTACAGCGGCTTTGTATCGGGATCATTCAAATGCAGCGCTAGGAGAGATCATCAAGGAGTCGTTGTTGGTTGCCGCTCATCAAACTAGGCCAGATTTAGTTTTTCTCAAAAGATTAAAAACTGCACAGGTCTACTTTTTTAATGAACTGTTGCCAGCAAAGTACCAAACAGAAGGTTCAGGAAAATACCAGGTACTAGCTAACAACGAAGCGGAGGCTTATCGCACGGAATTTAAGCGTTACTACCCTGATGAACTATGTTATCCAGGAATTAAATGGTCGGTATACAAGCAAAAAGTTGGTCATGTTCTAGAAGATATCGACTCTTCCGAGCACACTGACTCTAAGCGAAAGAAAATTGAAATTGGTCTGGATGGGGGAGCGAAGCGAAAGACAACACCACTTATCTATGCTTGTCTAAACAACGACGTTGAGAAAGTTGAAAAACTGCTTAAATTGGGTGCAAGTGTTAATGCTCTTTCGGAAGTGGGCGAGTCCCCGCTATTGATTGCTCTAGCGAATCTTGATTTTAGTGAACCGACGTCGCCACTAGACGACTCAATTTTCAATCTTATCTCAGTGCATGTGCACAGCGAGAAAACTCTAAATTCAATCTCTACGCGAAAAATGAATTTTCCTTTGTTTGCTGCGGTTGAGAGTGGTCGTCCAGAGATCGTGAAAGAGGTGTTATCGATGAGCAAGGATATCACGATCGATCTGAAGGGAAGTATTGAATATCAAACGCCGCTGTATGCGTGTTTGGGTAAGCTTGCAATGATCAATAATCCGAGCAAGTTCAAGGAAAGTCTTATGTCGATGCCAAGTGAAGAGGCAGTGAACCAGCTTAAGCCCCTATTCGCAGGGACGAGCTCACCATTCAATGCAGAGTTGAGCACTCATTTGAGTGCTCAACAACAGGACCAAAGGCTCCTCGCGATGATGGACGCTCTCTTTGAATATGTGACGGAACGCTTCCCCAAACCTTCTTCTATGCGCCAGATTGCTCGAATCCTTTTAAATGCTGGTGCCAATCCAAATATTGAAGTGGTAAAAAATGGCATGCGTTATACACCGCTGATGCTGGCTGCAGAGCTTAACGAGCCGCAATTGTTCAAGAAAATGATCGAACTGGGTGGAGACTGGAAGAAAACGTATACAGTACCGGTTGGTAGACCTTTTCCTAAACGAGCCATTGATTGTTTAGATATCGCGGAACACTTCGAATCCCATGATGTTATGCGTTATATACAAAAGTATCTAACCGATTAA
- a CDS encoding RNase H family protein, whose product MNEENCAIYIAIATSKDNTSNLQGGIGISVYNYDGQLVDENNLLVGEIADSAELELIALIEAIAYARDGDCLYSSSEYCVKGFNEWLDNWKAKGWRKSDKKPVANRHLWQQVDTLRSSKFVEVRRAHKVGDFEQMGRAGDMAREVL is encoded by the coding sequence ATGAATGAAGAAAACTGTGCAATCTACATTGCTATCGCGACTTCGAAAGACAATACATCAAACCTACAAGGTGGGATTGGTATCAGTGTTTATAACTACGATGGGCAGTTAGTTGACGAAAATAATCTATTAGTCGGTGAGATTGCCGATAGTGCTGAGTTAGAGCTTATCGCATTGATAGAAGCTATAGCTTATGCCAGAGATGGAGACTGCCTGTATTCGAGTAGTGAATATTGTGTGAAAGGGTTCAATGAATGGTTAGATAACTGGAAAGCAAAAGGGTGGCGCAAATCAGATAAGAAACCAGTAGCTAACCGTCATTTATGGCAACAAGTTGATACGTTGAGATCCAGTAAGTTTGTTGAAGTAAGGCGTGCGCATAAGGTCGGGGATTTTGAACAGATGGGAAGAGCGGGGGATATGGCTAGGGAGGTGCTCTAA
- a CDS encoding AlpA family transcriptional regulator, producing MRFLKLKEVIEKTALSRSAIYRKMDEGDFPVSVSLGDRAVAWVEEEVNNWMEMRLAQRPSH from the coding sequence ATGAGATTTTTAAAGCTAAAAGAAGTGATTGAGAAAACTGCATTAAGTCGCTCGGCGATCTACAGAAAAATGGACGAGGGTGATTTTCCTGTATCGGTAAGCCTGGGAGATAGGGCTGTCGCTTGGGTAGAAGAAGAGGTGAATAACTGGATGGAAATGCGCTTGGCTCAAAGACCAAGCCATTAA
- the radC gene encoding RadC family protein, translated as MRTLSPPLLSQQEHEHRVLEKAAEILEDRYVRGDVFTNPQATRDYLRFKIGGSEREVFAVMLLDNQHRLIEFEELFQGTIDAASVYPREVVKTALKANAAAVIFAHNHPSGDPEPSQADKRITTRLQDALALIDVRVLDHIVVGEQCTSFAERGWL; from the coding sequence ATGAGAACACTTTCACCACCACTACTCTCACAGCAAGAGCATGAACATCGCGTTCTAGAAAAGGCAGCAGAGATATTAGAAGATCGTTATGTACGAGGAGATGTATTTACCAATCCACAAGCTACCCGAGACTATTTGCGATTTAAGATAGGCGGCAGTGAACGCGAAGTGTTCGCCGTCATGTTGCTAGATAACCAACACCGATTAATTGAGTTTGAGGAGTTGTTTCAAGGGACGATTGATGCGGCAAGCGTCTATCCAAGGGAGGTTGTAAAGACTGCTCTGAAGGCTAATGCAGCGGCGGTTATCTTTGCTCATAACCATCCATCAGGCGATCCTGAGCCGTCCCAAGCAGACAAGCGCATCACGACGAGATTGCAAGATGCTTTAGCGCTCATTGATGTTCGAGTTTTGGATCATATTGTTGTCGGGGAACAATGCACATCGTTTGCAGAGAGGGGCTGGTTATGA
- a CDS encoding DUF2787 domain-containing protein — protein MIEKHYGDITLNSKLHQQLEQTIARYSIPKDTTRIALNCRNTSYYKTKEGVAPVEIQLKRENSRSDWNLVFVANFTYQDKATDSLDVYLYFHLLNHWCYQPDAGAASLSHPVTTKVFQAWMCAFHEHLTQHVFDDIQLTQVR, from the coding sequence ATGATTGAGAAACACTATGGTGACATCACCCTCAATAGCAAACTCCACCAGCAGTTAGAGCAAACTATCGCTCGCTACTCGATCCCTAAAGACACGACACGCATTGCACTCAACTGCCGAAACACAAGCTACTACAAAACAAAAGAAGGGGTCGCCCCTGTAGAGATTCAGTTAAAGCGGGAGAATTCACGCTCTGATTGGAATTTGGTTTTCGTGGCCAATTTTACTTATCAGGACAAAGCCACCGACTCGCTCGATGTGTATCTTTATTTCCACCTACTGAATCACTGGTGCTATCAACCAGATGCAGGGGCAGCGAGCCTGAGCCACCCTGTCACAACAAAAGTGTTTCAAGCCTGGATGTGCGCTTTCCATGAGCATTTAACTCAGCATGTCTTCGATGACATACAGCTCACTCAAGTCCGCTAA
- a CDS encoding DUF2787 domain-containing protein produces the protein MSTLLFHPSSLPVSDKLHALLNNHFQQQLTQSESIAQSTYLTFNFRDSSYSSEAGGFHPVEIAMTQISSGLWNVEYITDFAYVGNVYPELARCLDFDFRDQAFFTEFGGWSPIKGNYSAVEMFELWQDNFLNYIDMEAFDSISITS, from the coding sequence ATGTCTACTCTGCTCTTTCATCCATCAAGCTTACCTGTGTCAGACAAACTTCACGCACTGTTAAACAACCATTTTCAACAACAATTAACCCAGAGTGAGTCAATAGCCCAAAGTACTTACCTGACGTTCAACTTTCGAGATAGTTCATACAGCTCAGAAGCTGGTGGGTTTCACCCTGTTGAAATCGCGATGACACAGATCTCCAGTGGTCTATGGAATGTCGAATACATCACTGATTTCGCTTACGTTGGGAATGTGTATCCAGAATTGGCGCGATGTCTAGACTTTGATTTTCGAGACCAAGCGTTCTTTACAGAATTCGGGGGATGGAGCCCAATCAAGGGCAACTATTCCGCTGTAGAGATGTTCGAGCTTTGGCAGGATAACTTCTTAAACTACATCGATATGGAAGCGTTTGACTCTATATCTATCACTTCGTAA
- a CDS encoding inovirus Gp2 family protein, translating into MMRKLKTTTNDTFNGLPILKLKGGLVLSYLDKLYDTIDKAVTQHPRTTAIRVDLRLAKSLLFDDTGVIKNFIASLDAQIQADLSRKKKRGQTVRSCKVRYAWCKERSTSLSHHYHLVLLLNKDVYHSLGRFDQKGNLSDMIKKAWCRALDIKANEGDTLVHFPDNPTYWLEQNSDKFDQQVGSLFKRVSYLAKVETKHYGDRTRSFGCSRT; encoded by the coding sequence ATGATGAGAAAACTTAAAACAACGACCAATGATACATTCAATGGATTGCCAATCTTAAAGCTAAAAGGTGGTTTAGTTCTTAGCTACCTTGATAAGCTGTATGACACGATTGATAAAGCCGTCACACAACACCCTCGTACGACAGCCATTAGAGTAGACTTACGTTTAGCTAAATCTTTATTGTTCGATGACACTGGAGTCATCAAGAACTTTATTGCTTCGCTGGATGCTCAGATTCAAGCTGATCTCAGTCGAAAAAAAAAGAGAGGTCAAACTGTTCGTAGTTGTAAGGTTCGATATGCTTGGTGTAAAGAAAGAAGCACGTCATTGAGTCACCATTACCACCTTGTCTTGTTATTGAACAAAGACGTGTACCATTCTCTTGGAAGGTTTGATCAAAAAGGCAATTTATCAGACATGATAAAGAAGGCGTGGTGTCGAGCGTTGGATATCAAAGCCAATGAAGGTGATACCTTAGTCCACTTCCCAGACAACCCCACCTATTGGTTAGAGCAAAACTCAGATAAATTTGACCAACAGGTGGGTAGCCTGTTTAAACGAGTCAGCTATTTAGCTAAGGTTGAGACCAAGCACTACGGCGATAGAACACGAAGTTTTGGGTGCTCTCGAACCTAA